In the Synechococcus sp. MU1643 genome, CGTCGCGGTCGCTTTGATGCCGATCTGGTCGTTCTGCGGTCTCATTGCCGCGAACGCTCAGTGCAGGGGCTCGTGGTGGGATTGCCCCTGGATGCCGCGGGCCAGCCCACGGCCCAGGCGGAGCATTGCCAGCGTTACGGCCTGCGGCTGGCCGCCGCCCTTGAGCTGCCCCTGGCCTGGGTGAATGAACACAGCAGCACCTGGGCGGCCGGTGAACAGTTCGGGTTGACGGGCGACCGCAGCGGGCGTCTGGACAGTGCAGCCGCTGCCCTGCTGCTGGAGCAGTGGCTGGCGGAGGGTCCGGAGCTCAAACCGGCCCAACAGAGTGCGTCAAGGTCGGGCGCCGGGGCGGGCGATGGTGGATCCTGAGCCCAGTCAGAGCCGCGTAGATGTCTGAGTCGGGCCCCGGTAAGAGCAGCGATCACCCCACCCTGCTGGTACGCGACCGCGAGGGCCATGACCTGCTGTGCTTCCTCGAGCATCTGATCCCCATCGAGGGGCAGGACTACGCCCTGCTCTCGCCGGTCGACACGCCCGTGTCGCTGTTTCGGCTTAATGACGATGCTGAGCCAGTCCCCATCACGGAAGTCGCCAGCAGCGAGCCGATTCTCTCGGTGGCTGATGTGGTGCTCCAGGAGCATGACCTGGTCTTGGTGCGATCGGCGATCACCCTCACCGTCAGTGGTGAATTGGAGGAGCCGTATCAGGACGAGCTGGATGAGCTGGAGGACGATGACGACGTTGATGAGGACGCCGAGACCTTTGAACTGCTGGTGAGCTTCATGGTCGAAGCGGAGGAATACGGCCTTTACATCCCGCTCGATCCTTTCCTGGTGTTGGTGCGGATGGTCGATGGTCAGGCGGTGCTTCTGAGCGACGATGAGCTCGACCGCGTTCAACCCTTGATTGAGGCCGAACTGGAGGAGCGTGAATGGCCGGATTGAAGCCACAGCATTGGTTGACCCCTGATTGGGATTCGCATCTCACCATTGCCCAGCTTTCGATACCCCACCTCACGGCCCATGGCCTGAGGGCTGCTGTGATCGATGTCGACCGCACCCTCCTGCCCGGTCGTGATGTGACCTTGCCAGGGCCTGTGCGCGACTGGCTGGTGGATGCCGGCCGCCGCCTGCAACTGCATCTGTTCAGCAACAACCCCTCCCGCGATCGGATTGCCGCTGTGGCTGATCAGCTGGAGGTCAGCTTCACCTTTGGTGCTGGCAAGCCCCGGCGTGGCGCCCTGCGCAGCGTGGTTCGCGATCTCGCGCTGCCACCGGAGGCGATCGCGATGATCGGAGACCGTGTGTTCACGGATGTGCTCTGCGGCAACCGGATGGGGCTTTACACGGTGTTGGTGCGTCCGGTTCGAGAGGATGGCAAGCCCTGCCGCCATGACCGAGTGCAGCGGTTTGAACGCGCCATGGCCCGCGTCATGGGGGCCCCTTCAGCATGACCCTGTGGGTCGTGAAAGTCGGTACCAGCCTGCTTCGGGGGGAGACCGCCGCCACGATTGATGGCTACGCCCGCTGCTTCGCAGGGGCAATGGCCAGGGGGGATCAGGTGGTGCTGGTCACCAGTGGTGCCGTTGGGCTGGGCTGCCAGAAGCTGGCCCTCTCCAGACGACCTGACACGGTTGTGGCTCTGCAGGCCGCTGCAGCCATCGGGCAGGGCGCGCTGATGGCTCTTTATGAAAGGGCGATGGAACGCCACGGCTATTCCGTGGCTCAAGTGTTGCTGACCCGCTCCGATCTGGCCGATCGCCGTCGCTATCAGAACGCTTCGGGCACCCTGCGGCAGCTTCTGAGTTGGGGGGTGTTGCCGGTGATCAACGAGAACGATGCCCTCTCGCCGGCGGAGTTGCGCTTCGGCGACAACGACACCCTTTCGGCTTTGGTGGCCGCCGCTGTTGAAGCGCAGCAACTGATCCTGCTCACGGATGTTGACCGCCTTTATTCCTCCGATCCGCGGGTTGATGCCAATGCCGAACCGATCTCGGATGTTCGCCACCCCCGTGAGCTGGACCAGCTCGAACAGGGGGCCGGCGACGGTGGTCGCTGGGGCACCGGCGGCATGACCACGAAGCTGGCGGCAGCCCGCATCGCCACCGCTAGTGGCATCACTGTGCAGCTCGCCGATGGCCGCGACCCCGCTTGCCTCAAGGCCTTGTTGCAGGGGGAACGGGGGGGGACAGTGTTCCATCCCCACCCCGAACCTCTGGGTAATCGACGCAGTTGGCTCGCCCACGTGCTTCGGCCTGAGGGTGAACTGCAGCTGGATGCGGGGGCCTGTGATGCGCTGCAGCACCGTGGCGCGTCTCTGCTGCTGGTGGGTGTGACAGCGGTGCGGGGCGATTTCGCCGCCAATCAACCCGTTCGGTTGCTGGACCCCCAGGGCGAGGACCTGGGCCGTGGCCTCTGTTCGATGGACAGCGACCAGCTGCGGGCCGCGATGAATGATCCATCGCCGGGGGAGTCCTCCCCGGTGGTGGTGCATCGCGATGGTCTGGTGCTTCGCAGCCGGTAACCACGTCTACGATCCGCCGGAATGTTCTGGCCTCCATGCGTTTCAGCACCCTGATCAAGGTTTTGCAGACCGGTGATGCAGGCTTGCGCTGGAGCCAGGCGGGCTTGGACCCATGGCTTGAAGATGCTGCTTCGCTCGATCAGGCCTCAGCTGTGCAGCTCAGCTTTTTGGAGAAGGGCAACGCCCTCACGGCGGCCTTGGGTGCCAGCGGCGTGGGTGCCCTGCTGCTACCCGATCAACAGGATCTGATTGATTTGGCGTCGCAGCGTGGCATCGCCTTTGCGGTCTTCGCTGATCCGCGCCTGGCTTTTGCTGAAGCCCTCGATCAGTTGCATCCCCGACGCCGGCCCTTGGCGGAGATTCACCCCTCGGCGGTGATCGATGAACGGGCTGTGGTGGGCCCAGGCACGGCGGTGGGCCCGCGGGTCTGCATCGGTGAGGGCAGCCGTCTTGGTGCCGACTGCATCGTTCATCCTGGCGTCGTAATCTACGACGACGTGGTGGTGGGTGATGGCTGCGAGCTACACGCTAATGCCGTGCTCCATCCCGGCAGCCGTCTCGGACGTGGCTGTGTGGTGAACTCCAATGCCGTTGTCGGCTCCGAGGGCTTTGGCTTTGTGCCGACGGCGAAAGGATGGCGAAAAATGCCGCAGACCGGCCAGGTGGTTCTTGAAGACGGCGTTGAGGTGGGCAGCTGCACCACCATCGATCGCCCTTCCGTTGGGGAGACCCGCATTGGTGCCGGCACCAAGATCGACAACCTTGTCCAGATCGGTCATGGGGTCACCACTGGGCGTGGCTGTGCCTTCGCGTCCCAGGTGGGCATCGCCGGCGGCGCCCGGATCGGTCATGGGGTAATCCTGGCGGGCCAGGTCGGGGTCGGCAATCGTGTTGTCGTCGGCGATGGCGTCATCGCCAGCTCCAAGACCGGCATTCACGGTGATGTGGCCCCCGGAGAGGTGGTGAGTGGTTTTCCCGCGATTCCGAATCGCCTCTGGCTGCGATGCGCCGTCACCTTCAGCAAGCTGCCGGAGATGGCCAAGAGCCTGCGGGAGATGAAACGCGACACCCCTCAGTAACCTCAGCGGTCGACCTGCCGTACAGCACCGTCATGGCTCAGCATCGCGTCGTTCTCCTGCCCGGTGATGGCATCGGCCCCGAGATCACCGCTGTCGCCCGTCAGCTGCTGGAGGTGGTGAGCCAGCGCCATGGTTTTTCGCTGAGCTTCGAAGAGCAGCCCATCGGCGGCAGCGCCATCGATGCCACCGGTGAGCCGTTGCCCACTAGCACCCTGGAGGCCTGCAAGGCTGCCGATGCGGTGTTGCTCGCCGCCATCGGCAGCCCCCGCTTCGACAGCCTTCCCCGCGAGAAACGGCCAGAGACAGGCTTGCTTGGCCTGCGCTCCGGCATGGAGCTGTTCGCCAATCTGCGGCCGGTGAAGATTGTTCCGGCCCTCATCGATGCCAGCAGCCTCAAGCGTGAGGTGATCGACGGGGTGGACTTGATGGTGGTGCGGGAACTCACCGGGGGGATTTATTTCGGTCAGCCCAAGGGACGCATCCAGAACGAGGGGGAGGAGCGCGGTTTCAACACCATGACCTACTCCGCCTCGGAGGTGGATCGGATTGCAAAGGTGGCCTTTAAAATCGCCCAGGAACGGCGGGGCCGGCTCTGCTCGGTGGACAAGGCAAATGTGCTCGATGTCAGCCAGCTCTGGCGGGACCGGGTTGATGCCATGGCGCCCACCTATGACGGTGTGGAGGTGAGTCACATTTATGTGGACAACGCGGCGATGCAGCTGGTGCGTGATCCACGCCAGTTCGATGTGCTGCTCACCGGCAACCTTTTCGGCGATATCCTCAGCGACGAGGCGGCGATGCTCACCGGCTCCATCGGCATGCTGCCCTCGGCCTCCCTTGGCAGTGAGGGACCTGGTCTGTTTGAGCCTGTGCACGGTTCCGCCCCTGACATCGCCGGTCAGGACAAGGCCAACCCCATGGCCATGGTGCTGTCGGCCGCAATGATGCTGCGCATTGGTCTGAAAGAATCCGCGGCCGCCGATGATCTGGAAGCGGCCATCGACGCCGTTCTGGCCGGTGGCTTCCGCACCGGTGATCTGATGGCAGAAGGCTGCACCCAGCTGGGTTGTCGCGCCATGGGTGAGCAATTGCTTAAAGCTCTTTAAGCCCGAGATTGGTGCAATCGGGCCCTGATCTGGCAGGATCGCCGAGCCCTTAGTCCCTGCGTCGATGTCGAAGCGTCATCCGGTTGTCGCTGTTACCGGTTCTTCCGGAGCTGGAACCAGCACCGTCAAGCGCGCCTTCGAGCACATCTTTGCGAGGGAAGGCATTACCCCTGCAGTGGTGGAAGGCGATAGCTACCACCGCTACGAGCGGATGCCAATGAAACAGGCCATGGCGGATGCCCTGGCCAAGGGTGAGAACTTCTCCCACTTCGGCCCTGAGGCCAACCTCTTCGACAAGCTCGAGGAACTGTTCCGCACCTACGGCGAAACCGGTGCTGGTCAGAAGCGCTACTACCTTCACAGCGTCGAAGAAGCTGCTGAACACAACGCCCGTCTTGGCGTCAACCTCGAGCCGGGTCAGTTCACGCCTTGGGAAGACATCCCCTCAGGCACTGACGTGCTGTTCTACGAAGGCCTTCATGGTGGTGTGAAGGGCGAGGGCTACGACGTGTCCGCCCTGGCCGACCTCTTGGTGGGTGTGGTGCCGATCACCAACCTCGAGTGGATTCAGAAGATCCACCGCGACAATGCTGAGCGTGGTTATTCCGCTGAGGCCATCGTTGACACGATCCTGCGCCGGATGCCTGATTACATCAATCACATCTGCCCTCAGTTCAGCCAGACCGACATCAATTTCCAGAGGGTTCCCACTGTGGACACCTCCAATCCCTTCATCTGCCGGAACATTCCCACCCCGGATGAAAGCTTCGTGATCATCCACTTCCGCAAAGGTGCTCGTGAGAAGTGGGGGATCGACTTCGGTTATCTGCTGAACATGATCCACGATTCCTTCATGTCGAGCCCCACCAGCATTGTGGTGAACGGCGGCAAGATGGGTTTCGCCATGGAGCTGATTCTCACCCCGATCATTCACCGCATGATCGAAGAGAAGAACAAGGCCAGCTGATCGCTTCTCCTACCAACAATCGTCTCTACAATGGGCTCATCTGAGTGATCAGGTGGGCTCTATTTCTTTGTCAACGCCCTCCTTTGAAATCCGTGGAGCCTCGGGGGCGCCATCTACTCCCCGTTGGGACCGTATTGACAGCCGCTCTCTGATCGCCCAGGCCCGTCGCGTTTATTTCGCTTATCTCTCCAGCAGCCCTGCAGGGCAGGAGCCCCTCGGCGTGGTGGTGGATACGCAAGACCCCGATGGTCGGGTGGTCTTTGAGACCCCTGTTCTTCTGCCGCATGAAGAATTCATTGTCATCGATCTGATTCGGGGGCGCACGAGCCGTGGTCGGACCCGATGGAAGGGTTGATTCTGGCTTGGACCGGCCTGCTGGGCGCCTGCGTCGGCAGCTTCACCAACGTGGTGGCCTGGCGCTTGCCCCGCCAGGAATCAGTGGTCTTCCCTGGTAGCCACTGCCCCAAATGCGGCCACGTCATCCGCTGGCATGACAATCTCCCTGTGCTCGGTTGGCTGTTGCTGAGGGGGGCGCTGCCGCGACTGTGATGCAGCGATCAGCTGGCGTCACCCCGCAGTGGAAGCCCTAAGTGCCGGTCTCTCGATCTCGGCGTTTGTGGTGTGGCCTGGTGCTGGAGGGGGGCTGCCTGATCTCTGGCTCCCCTGGGCTGGTCTCCCCTTGATCGCGGTGCTCTTGCCGCTGGTGTTGATCGATCTGGATCACCTTTGGTTGTCGGAGCCCCTATGCCGCTGGGGGGTAGTGCTGGCCTTGCTGCTGTTGGAAGGTCTCAGTGCCCTGGCCGAGCGATTGTTGGGACAGTCCGCGCTGGGCCTCGGCGATGCAAAGTTGGCGGCGTTGGGTGGGGCATGGCTGGGCCCCGGGGGCATCGCAGCTGCGATGGCCCTTGCTATCGTGTCGGGAGCATTGGTCGAAAGCACAGCTCGCCTCAGTGGCCGGCTGGGTCCCAGGGAACCATTCCTCTTCGGTCCTTTTATCGCCTGGGCATTTGGCTGGTCTGGTTGACCGGTCCTCAGTTGTGGTGGACCACCTGCTTGATGTTGTTGGGCGCTTGATAAACCAGCTCTGTTCCCGGGCCGGCTTTTAATGGTGTGAGCTGACGGCCCTGTGTGTCTCTGTTCGATTGGTTTGCTGATCGCCGCAAGGGTCAGTACGTCGCCAACGTCAAGCAGGAACCGGATGAAGGCGATGGTCTCTGGAGCAAATGTCCGGAATGTGGTCAGGTCGTCTATCTCAAAGACCTGAAACTCAATGCCAGTGTTTGTGCCAAATGCGGCCATCACCACCGGATCGACAGTGCTGAACGCATCGCGCTGATCGCGGATCCCGACAGCTTCCAGGTGCTGAACGCGGATCTGGCACCAGTGGATCCTCTCGGATTCAAAGACCGACGCGCCTATGCCGACCGGCTGCGGGAAAGTCAGGCCTCGACGGGGCTGCGGGATGGTGTGGTCACCGGGCTTTGCCGGGTGGAAGGCATCCCGATGGGCCTGGCAGCGATGGACTTCCGCTTCATGGGGGGATCGATGGGCTCCGTGGTCGGGGAGAAAATCACCCGTCTGATCGAGGAGTCCACTGCCCGCAAGCTGCCGCTCCTGATTGTCTGTGCCTCCGGCGGTGCCCGGATGCAGGAGGGGATGCTCAGCCTGATGCAGATGGCGAAGATCTCCGGCGCGCTGGAACGCCACCGCGAAGCCGAGCTGCTTTACATGCCCTTGCTCACCCACCCCACAACGGGAGGTGTGACCGCCAGTTTCGCCATGCTGGGCGATCTGATTCTGGCGGAACCGAAAGCGTTGATTGGTTTCGCAGGGCGTCGTGTGATTGAGCAGACCCTCCGGGAAAAGCTGCCCGACAATTTTCAGACGGCCGAATATCTGCAGGAGCATGGGTTCGTGGACACGATCGTTCCCCGCACCCAGCTGCGCCCCACCCTGGCCAATATTCTTCGCCTGCACGGCTGCAAACCGATGGAGCTCACCAGCGCATGATCCGAGCTGGACTTGTTCTGATCCTGGCTTTGCTCTGCTGGGTCGCCCCCGTGCTGGCTGGCCCAGTGGAATGGATCGAGGTTCCCGCTACCGATGCGGGTCAGCAGTGGTGGGACCGCGGCAGTGTGCGCATTGATCGGGATGGATATCGAACCGTGCTGAGCCGCTTCACTCCAGCGGCCACCGACGACGAGGATCAGCCTTCCGGAGAGCTCTATGTGATGCAACTGGACTGCTCCCAGGAGCTGTATCGCGATAAACAAGTGAATGGTTTGCCTCGTTTTCGCGCCCATTGGCAGCCTGCCGGGGATGACGGGCTGATCACCTCTGTGATTAAGGCTGTCTGCACCGAACCCCTCCCCAGCTGAGATGTCTCCACAACCCCTTGGTGTTGCCCTTGCCGGTCTCGGCTTCGGGGAGAAGGTGCACTTGCCGGCCCTTGCTGCCGCGCGCGATCTTGATGCGGTTGCCCTGTGGCACCCCCGCCAGGAGCGCATGGATGCCGCCACTGCTGCCCATGGCTTGAAGGGATTCAGCGACTGGGACGCTCTGCTGGCCGATCCCGCGGTGGACGCGGTGGTCATCGCCACCCCCCCGGCACCTCGCTTTGACCTGGCCCGACGGGCCCTGGAGGCAGGCAAGCATTTGCTGCTCGAGAAGCCCATTGCTCTGCATGCCGATCAAGCCCGGGAGCTGCAGCGGCTGGCCTTGGCGCGCGGACTTTCGGTGGCTGTGGATTACGAATACCGGGCTGTTCCCCTGTTCATGCAGGCCGCACGCCTTCTGCAGACCGGTGCTGTCGGCACGCCCTGGCTGGTGAAGCTCGACTGGTTGATGGGCAGCCGAGCCGATCCCCAGCGCAGCTGGAACTGGTATGCCCAGGCGGATCAGGGCGGCGGCGTGATTGGAGCCCTGGGGACCCATGCCCTGGACATGCTGGCCTGGTTGATCGGTCCCCTGGGTGCCGTCCAGGCCCTGAACAGCGTTTCGATCAAGCAACGCCCTCACCCCGATGGTGGCCTGGCCGCCGTGGATGCCCCCGATGTGTCGCTGCTGCAGACCGTTGCCCATTGGCAGGGAAGGCAGGACCTGCCGGTGCCGGCTCAGGTCAGCCTCAGTTCCGTGTCGCGCAACGGTCGCGGTTTCTGCCTGGATGTGGTGGGTTCCTCGGGATCGCTGCTGCTCAGCAGCGCCAACCAGAAGGACTACGTCCATGGCTTTGAGCTGCAGCATGCCCCGATCGGTGAGCCCTTCCGTGCGGTGGAGCCCGCTGCCGACCTCGCCTTCCCAGAAACCTGGTCGGATGGCCGCATCGCCCCTGTGGCCAGGGTGCTGGGCTGGTGGGCCGAGAGCATTCGCCGTGGGCAACCGATGCTGCCTGGACTGGCCGAGGGCGTGGCGAGTCGTGTGGCTTGCGATCAGGCTGCCCTCGGCACATTGAATCTTGCGTAACACGCGGTAAAGTTGCCGCCGACTCGTCTTCGACGACCCCAACCCTCCGAGGATTTATCCATGGCGCTCGTTCCGCTTCGGCTCCTGCTCGACCACGCCGCTGAGAATGGCTATGGCATTCCTGCGTTCAACGTGAACAATCTGGAGCAGGTCCAGGCCATCATGGAAGCGGCTGACGAGACCGACAGCCCTGTGATCCTCCAGGCTTCCCGCGGTGCCCGTAGCTACGCCGGCGAGATCTTCCTGCGTCACCTGATCCTGGCCGCGACCGAGACCTATCCCCACATTCCCGTGGTGATGCACCAAGACCATGGCAACGCCCCTGACACCTGCTACTCCGCTGCCATCAACGGTTTCACCTCCGTGATGATGGACGGTTCCCTGGAAGCAGACGCCAAGACTCCCGCCAGCTACGACTACAACGTCAACGTCACCAAGCAGGTGGTGGACTTCGCTCACTCCGTGGGTGTGAGCGTTGAGGGTGAGCTGGGTTGCCTGGGCTCCCTGGAAACCGGCAAGGGTGAAGCAGAAGACGGCCACGGCTTCGAGGGCGAGCTGTCCAAGGACATGCTGCTCACCGATCCCGCTGAGGCTGCCGACTTCGTTGCCAAGACCAAGTGCGACGCGCTGGCCATCGCCATCGGCACCAGCCACGGCGCTTACAAGTTCACCCGCAAGCCCACAGGTGAAGTGCTAGCCATCAGCCGCATCGCTGAAATCCACAAAGCCATCCCCAACACCCACCTAGTGATGCACGGCTCCTCCTCCGTTCCCCAGGAATGGTTGGAGATGATCAACAAGCACGGTGGTTCCATCCCTGAGACCTACGGCGTTCCCGTCGAAGAAATCCAGGAAGGCATCCGCAACGGTGTGCGCAAGGTGAACATCGACACCGACAACCGTCTGGCCTTCACCGCCGCTGTGCGTGAAGCCGCCATGGCTGACCCTGCCAACTTCGATCCCCGCCACTTCAACAAGCCGGCTCGGAAGTACATGAAGCAGGTCTGCCTTGACCGCTATCAGCAGTTCTGGGCTGCCGGCAATGCCAGCAAGATCCAGCAGCAGAGCATCACCCACTTCGCCGGCCTGTACGCCAAGGGCGCTCTCGATCCCAAGGCTGCCGTCGCTGCCTGATCATCACGATCAAACGATCGATCACCGGGGGCCGAAAGGCCCCCTTTTTTGTTGCGCTGCTCCATCGTGAGCGGAGTCAGCCTTTGATCAGGCCATCAGGCTGAGACGGCCGTGGTTGCCATCCAGTTGCGCCTGCGCTCCCAGGGGCAAGGCCTGGTTGGGCCCTCCATGGCCCAGTGGCAGATTCAGCACCAGTGGAATACCGAGATCGCCAAGGCGTTCTTCAAGGATCTCGTCCATCGTGAAATCACCCGGAAGGATGTCGTCTTCTGCCCAGCTGAAGGGACCGCAGGCCACCCCTGCCAAGTGCTGCAACAGGCCTGCGCTGCGCCACTGGGTCAGCATCCGATCGACCCTGTAAGGCGCTTCGCCCACGTCTTCAAGCACCAGGATGGCCCCCTTCAGGGAGGGAAGCCAGGGCGTGCCGATTAGGTGGGTCGCCACGGTGAGGTTGGTGACCACCAAAGGGCCGCGGACGATCCCCCGTCGTCGTGACTCGCCCAGCAGGGGCGCCACAGGACGTCCGCAGAGCAAATCCACCGTGCGTTGCCACTGCGCCTCACTGCCGCCGCTGGATCCATGGATGGCACCCGGTAGCCCAGCGGCCCACTGGGCCAGTAGCAGGGAGCTGGTGTCGGAGAACCCCAGACTCCATTTGGGATGTCGCGGAAAGCGAAACCCAGCTTCGAGCACACGGGCAGCCCCCCAGCCACCGCCAAGGGTCACCACAGCATCCACGGTTGGATCATTCCAGGCTGATTTCAGATCCTGAACCCGTTCCTGGTCGGTTCCCGAGAAATAGCGCCATTGACGGGTGACGGCTGCGGGAATCTCCAGATGCCACTGCTGTTGATCACAGCGTTCGCGCAATGCCTGCAGATCGGTCTCCGGATCCATCCAGGTGCCGGGGTTCACGGCGCGGATGCGCGATCCAGGCTTGAGGGGTTTCAGCCTGCGCTGGGCAGCCATGCCCATGGGGGAGAGCAGGGCCGTGATGACGGTGGATGCCCCTGAAATCAGCAGCGTCCGTCGTGTTGGCATCAGCCCAGCAGGGCTTCCAGCATGCGGCGGCCGTCGGTTCCTCCCGTGGCTGGATCACAGGCCCGCTCCGGGTGGGGCATTAGGCCTAGAACACTGCCGCTGGCATTGGTGATGCCCGCGATGTCGGACACCGACCCATTGGGGTTGTTGCCATAGCTGAGGGCAATGGCGTCTTCGTCCTGAAGCTGCTTCAGCGTGTCATCGCTGCATTGGTAACGGCCTTCACCGTGGGCGATCGGCAGGGTCAAGGCTCCGTCGTTGTACCCCTGCATCCAGGCCGTGCGTTGGCTCACCACCTTGAGGGGCGCGTCCTCACAGATGAAGTGCAGATCCCGGTTCCGGGTGAGTGCACCGGGCAGGAGCCCCAGTTCTGTGAGCACCTGAAATCCGTTGCAGATGCCGAGCACGCGACCGCCCTTGGCTGCAAAGTCGATCAAGGACTGCAGGGCTGGCGCGAAGCGGGCAATGGCACCGCAACGCAGGTAGTCGCCATAGCTGAAACCGCCTGGCAGAACGATGGCGTCAAAGCTGCTGAGGTCGGTCTCCTCATGCCAGACCCGGCGCGTGCTTATCCCCAGGCAACCCTCGGTAGCCCATTGCACATCCCGATCGCAGTTCGAGCCTGGAAAAACGATGACCCCGATGCTCATGACTGCTCCAGCTCCAGGGTCCAGTCTTCGATCACCGGGTTGGCCAGCAAGCGATCACTGAGCAGTTCCAATCTGCGGCGGGCTTCGGCTTCATCAGGAGCCTCCAGCTCCATTTCCACGGCTTTGCCGATGCGCAGTTTGCTGAGGCCTTCCACCCCAAGTCGTTCAGCGGCACCACGCGCTGCTTCTCCGGCTGGATCTAGCACAGAGGGGCGCAGACGCACGAGGACGCGGGCTTGAAAACGCGGCACGATCAGCAACTGGTCTGATCAAATCCTGACAGACACCAAACCCTGAAGAGATCCGGTGCTCCTCAACGGCGTGACCATCGCCCGCCCCCATGGTGAAAAGGAGGCCATTAGCCAGTGTGTTGCCGAGTCGGTGTCTGTGTTTCGCATTCAGCTCTGGACCGCTGCTCTGCTGCTGATTGGCAGCTCAGCAGATGGAAGCTCAGCGGCAGCGACCTCGGTGCGTTGCCGGATTGCTCAGCA is a window encoding:
- the purQ gene encoding phosphoribosylformylglycinamidine synthase subunit PurQ, with product MSIGVIVFPGSNCDRDVQWATEGCLGISTRRVWHEETDLSSFDAIVLPGGFSYGDYLRCGAIARFAPALQSLIDFAAKGGRVLGICNGFQVLTELGLLPGALTRNRDLHFICEDAPLKVVSQRTAWMQGYNDGALTLPIAHGEGRYQCSDDTLKQLQDEDAIALSYGNNPNGSVSDIAGITNASGSVLGLMPHPERACDPATGGTDGRRMLEALLG
- the fba gene encoding class II fructose-bisphosphate aldolase (catalyzes the reversible aldol condensation of dihydroxyacetonephosphate and glyceraldehyde 3-phosphate in the Calvin cycle, glycolysis, and/or gluconeogenesis), yielding MALVPLRLLLDHAAENGYGIPAFNVNNLEQVQAIMEAADETDSPVILQASRGARSYAGEIFLRHLILAATETYPHIPVVMHQDHGNAPDTCYSAAINGFTSVMMDGSLEADAKTPASYDYNVNVTKQVVDFAHSVGVSVEGELGCLGSLETGKGEAEDGHGFEGELSKDMLLTDPAEAADFVAKTKCDALAIAIGTSHGAYKFTRKPTGEVLAISRIAEIHKAIPNTHLVMHGSSSVPQEWLEMINKHGGSIPETYGVPVEEIQEGIRNGVRKVNIDTDNRLAFTAAVREAAMADPANFDPRHFNKPARKYMKQVCLDRYQQFWAAGNASKIQQQSITHFAGLYAKGALDPKAAVAA
- the purS gene encoding phosphoribosylformylglycinamidine synthase subunit PurS yields the protein MPRFQARVLVRLRPSVLDPAGEAARGAAERLGVEGLSKLRIGKAVEMELEAPDEAEARRRLELLSDRLLANPVIEDWTLELEQS
- a CDS encoding LD-carboxypeptidase, encoding MPTRRTLLISGASTVITALLSPMGMAAQRRLKPLKPGSRIRAVNPGTWMDPETDLQALRERCDQQQWHLEIPAAVTRQWRYFSGTDQERVQDLKSAWNDPTVDAVVTLGGGWGAARVLEAGFRFPRHPKWSLGFSDTSSLLLAQWAAGLPGAIHGSSGGSEAQWQRTVDLLCGRPVAPLLGESRRRGIVRGPLVVTNLTVATHLIGTPWLPSLKGAILVLEDVGEAPYRVDRMLTQWRSAGLLQHLAGVACGPFSWAEDDILPGDFTMDEILEERLGDLGIPLVLNLPLGHGGPNQALPLGAQAQLDGNHGRLSLMA